The Camelina sativa cultivar DH55 chromosome 16, Cs, whole genome shotgun sequence sequence TCACAGGAGGAGATATACCTCTCTAAATCTAAGACTTAACGTACGGCATCGTTTTACAAACAGGACAAGAGTTCTTCCTCACTAGCCATTGTTTCACACAGTGGGTATGGAACCTGTGCCCACATTTTAATTTCCCTACCTCGTCCTTAACCTCATACTCGTCCTGACAAACAAACATACACATGAACATTTACTACTGCTTAAGAAACAAATCTGTTTTAGCACCAAATCTAAATATGAGTCTGTTCTAAAAAGAACTGACATGGACTAGAGCAAAGAAACCAAACTCTGGACTTACTTGACAGATGATGCACTTTCTGTCTTCAACTGGTGTATCTAAACGGAATGGTTTGACTTTCCGTAGACagcttttgatttgtttttcattaagTCCATTGTTCACATACCCAATTCTATCACCAAGCTCCAAAAGTTGCTGTTTTCCAAACCACAAAACAATCACAACACACACTAAAGAACCTAGAAGAGACGTCATCAGCTCCTTGTACTTTGTAAAGAAGACACCTTAGTTACCTCGTATGTCATGTTATCGACATTGAGCCTCAAGTCACGGAAGCGATCGTTTAAGCTTACTACCCCTCCCATTACAAAACCATTCTGCAGCATCATCATCTGCAACTAAATGAAACAAACAGAAGCGTAAAACATTACACAAGCTCGATGACGATCTCTAAGACCTTAAAACttagtcaaaaataaaaaaaaaaagaaaaaaaaaaacactcaaaccTCAGCGAGTCCATCAGGGTAGTAAGGTTGACGTAGATGACGATGATATCTATCACTCTGTTCAGCCCGCGATGTCAAAAAGGTCGAATCAGAATCGAAATAAGGATTGGATTCTTGATTGAGAGATCGTctgggaagaagagaagaacccTGCAATGTATAACAGTTGAGTTAAAAAGactaagaagaaacacaaaaaccaaaacctcatATGATCACTTGAACCTACTACATAACCTTAAGTTTACTCCACAAAAGAAAAGCTTGCGAGTTCCAAAATTATCNaaaaaaaaaaaaaaaaaaaaaaaaaaaaaaaaaaaaaaaaaaaaaaaaaaaaacgagggAATATATATTCCGATGAAAAGACGATATACTTAAATCAAGACGAAAGAAACCATAATGCTAACTAACTAGAAAGATAGAGGCAAATCAAATATTCTCAAGATATTATAACTAACATTTTCcaactaatttatatataaactctaAAAACATTTCAGCAAAATTCATatactcaaaattaaaaaaaaaaaaatcaaattaaaacatatagaAGGCACAAAAACgaataataaaaatggaaactttagCATAAGCATAAAAAAGCTAGAAAATTGTTAAAAGTACCTCTCTCTGTTGGTTATGACTGGTTTTATTATCTCCATCGATTTTGCGTCTCACCGGAATATTCCTTCTCGGAGGATCTGACTCGACGGTTTCAACGGAGCCGCTGACAACCGCATCCGTTGAAAACCCAACTCCAGGTCCGCACCAGACATCAGGAATCGCCGCGCAACCAACGTTGCTACTACTAGTAGACTCGCTCAAGATCTTAATCGAACCGCCGCCATTGTAGCTGCTGTTAcctttgttcttgttcttcttcttcgtcttcttgatTTTGTGATTACTACTATTCGCATCCCAGTCTGCTGAAGAGCGAATCACAGCGGGGACAGAAACTTGCTGAGATGCGGAGGTTGTGCAGCCTAGAGCACGAAACGACGCCGTTTGGGTGAAACCGTTTGGTTTCTTTCTGGTGGTTtcgttggttgttgttgttgttggtaagaggaagaaggaagacaTGGCGGATTTACAGACGCGGCTGCTAGGAGGTTTGGGGAGAAGAGGCTCGTCGGCGGTGGAAGTGGGTTGGAGGTTTCGATGATTCCTAGGTCGTTGGAGTTTGATGTGTTGACCTATTGTCGTCGAAGAAGCCTCTGCAGAAACTggcattgtcttcttcttcttctgtagaggagaacagagagatagagagagataatgaatagagagagagagagagagataggggaaagtaaacaaaaaaaaagacacaggCACAGCGCGGGGAAGAAGGATTTAGTGAAACTAATTAAGTAATTAGTACGTTAACTAATCAAAATCCACTTCTTCCTTTATTCTAGATTGTGTTTGAAGTCTTATTAATACAAAGTGTCACcgaattagatatttttatttcttgtcaCATGTCTGTCTGTCTCATGATGTGTGGTTTATACTTTGCTTGagtttttaggcttttagcaCTGTTTGAAATTGTGATGGTTATTGAGGGTAatattgatatttaatttagCTATTCACCAGTCTTTTTTTTAGAGTTGGACccctctctgtttttttctcacttCCTAGCAAAGTATCAAGAAATTGACTTGATTTGAAtaactctttattttcttcGTTTTGGGTCCAGTTTTGTTCAGGAACGAAGATAGAATTGAGGAAATTTTATTGTCTTTTTGCTTGTATAAATAGAAAAGATGTCTCATGTGTCaacttttacttcttttt is a genomic window containing:
- the LOC104751232 gene encoding uncharacterized protein LOC104751232 isoform X1, which translates into the protein MPVSAEASSTTIGQHIKLQRPRNHRNLQPTSTADEPLLPKPPSSRVCKSAMSSFFLLPTTTTTNETTRKKPNGFTQTASFRALGCTTSASQQVSVPAVIRSSADWDANSSNHKIKKTKKKNKNKGNSSYNGGGSIKILSESTSSSNVGCAAIPDVWCGPGVGFSTDAVVSGSVETVESDPPRRNIPVRRKIDGDNKTSHNQQREGSSLLPRRSLNQESNPYFDSDSTFLTSRAEQSDRYHRHLRQPYYPDGLAELQMMMLQNGFVMGGVVSLNDRFRDLRLNVDNMTYEQLLELGDRIGYVNNGLNEKQIKSCLRKVKPFRLDTPVEDRKCIICQDEYEVKDEVGKLKCGHRFHTHCVKQWLVRKNSCPVCKTMPYVKS
- the LOC104751232 gene encoding probable E3 ubiquitin-protein ligase RHG1A isoform X2 encodes the protein MPVSAEASSTTIGQHIKLQRPRNHRNLQPTSTADEPLLPKPPSSRVCKSAMSSFFLLPTTTTTNETTRKKPNGFTQTASFRALGCTTSASQQVSVPAVIRSSADWDANSSNHKIKKTKKKNKNKGNSSYNGGGSIKILSESTSSSNVGCAAIPDVWCGPGVGFSTDAVVSGSVETVESDPPRRNIPVRRKIDGDNKTSHNQQREGSSLLPRRSLNQESNPYFDSDSTFLTSRAEQSDRYHRHLRQPYYPDGLAEMMMLQNGFVMGGVVSLNDRFRDLRLNVDNMTYEQLLELGDRIGYVNNGLNEKQIKSCLRKVKPFRLDTPVEDRKCIICQDEYEVKDEVGKLKCGHRFHTHCVKQWLVRKNSCPVCKTMPYVKS